One genomic window of Anaerolineales bacterium includes the following:
- a CDS encoding glycosyltransferase, translating into MRLLFIADGRSPTALNWMRSFIEKEEEVHLLSTFACEPALELASLNIVPVAFSGFAGGPSSGSGKTKRRSVLRGARWIRLRAWVRHWLGPLTLATAARRTAALIEAIDPDLIHAMRIPFEGMLAAAADPEAPLLLSIWGNDFTLHAPSTPLMARYTRKTLARTDGLLADCRRDQKLAYTRGFPQDRPSIVLPASGGIRWQDFHPAGTDAGDWPGALANLSGKIPADAPVVVNPRGFRSYVRNDTFFQSIPKILAVHPHAIFLCPAMAGERAAEEWLRRLDIGEEVFLLPHLTRSEMARVYQRAQVTVSVSEHDGTPNTLLEAMACGCFPVAGDIESLREWIVDGENGFLIDPGNPTALAGAVSRALSDPGLRARAADRNQTLIDDRAAHAKVMARAFEFYRSFLP; encoded by the coding sequence ATGCGTCTGCTTTTCATCGCCGACGGACGCAGCCCGACCGCGCTGAACTGGATGCGCAGCTTCATCGAGAAGGAAGAAGAAGTGCATCTACTTTCGACTTTTGCCTGCGAACCTGCTCTGGAACTGGCTTCCCTCAATATCGTGCCGGTCGCCTTCAGCGGCTTTGCCGGCGGGCCATCTTCCGGATCTGGTAAAACCAAACGGCGCAGCGTCTTGCGCGGCGCACGATGGATCCGGTTGCGCGCCTGGGTGCGGCATTGGCTGGGGCCGTTGACCCTGGCGACGGCGGCACGGCGGACCGCTGCGTTGATCGAGGCGATCGATCCGGACTTGATTCACGCCATGCGTATCCCGTTCGAGGGCATGCTCGCCGCAGCGGCAGACCCAGAAGCACCACTCTTGCTTTCCATCTGGGGCAACGATTTCACCCTGCATGCGCCTTCGACGCCGTTGATGGCGCGTTATACTCGCAAAACGCTTGCGCGCACGGATGGTCTGCTGGCGGACTGCCGCCGCGATCAAAAACTGGCCTACACGCGGGGATTCCCGCAGGATCGACCGTCTATCGTCTTGCCCGCCAGCGGCGGCATCCGCTGGCAAGATTTTCATCCCGCGGGGACGGACGCCGGTGACTGGCCGGGCGCATTGGCGAATTTGTCTGGGAAAATCCCGGCGGACGCGCCCGTGGTAGTCAACCCGCGCGGTTTTCGCAGCTACGTACGAAACGACACCTTTTTCCAGTCCATTCCGAAAATTCTGGCCGTCCATCCCCACGCCATTTTTCTGTGTCCGGCCATGGCAGGAGAACGGGCGGCGGAGGAATGGCTTCGCCGTCTGGATATCGGCGAGGAGGTGTTCTTGCTGCCCCATTTGACCCGGTCGGAAATGGCCAGGGTCTACCAGCGCGCACAGGTAACGGTCTCGGTCAGCGAGCACGACGGCACGCCGAACACGCTGCTGGAAGCGATGGCTTGCGGCTGCTTCCCGGTGGCCGGAGACATCGAGTCGCTGCGCGAATGGATAGTCGACGGGGAGAACGGTTTTCTCATCGATCCGGGGAATCCCACGGCGCTGGCCGGTGCAGTCAGCCGGGCGCTTTCCGATCCAGGGTTGCGAGCGCGAGCGGCGGATCGCAATCAAACCTTGATCGATGACCGTGCGGCGCATGCGAAGGTCATGGCCAGGGCCTTCGAATTCTATCGATCTTTCTTGCCCTGA
- a CDS encoding bi-domain-containing oxidoreductase, protein MKQVIQDVRSGKTSVTEVPVPVPAPGTALVRTAASIVSAGTERAVVEFATKTLLGKARSRPDLVRQVLDKVRREGLLTAFDAVQNRLDQPMPLGYSSAGTVVAVGDGLQGFRVGDRVACAGGGYAVHAEFAVVPQNLLAHLPQSVGFEAGAFATLGAIALHGFRLAEAQLGDRVTVIGLGLLGLLSVGIARAAGCSVLGVDLDPERVERAKNLGAEAATNPEAEGAAAAFSQGLGCDVVLICADTQSNDPVELAGAIARDRARVVAVGAVGMDIPRRTYYRKELQFIVSRSYGPGRYDPLYEEAGIDYPPGYVRWTEGRNLDAFLETLAGRTFDVTSLISHRFDIGHAAEAYELITGETKGSFLGVLLTYQQKQEVDSIVRQVELPMQKITPSARVRLGAIGAGNFATAVLFPALRKVKGVERIGLVSASGLTSTQVGKRFGFRYASTDVNDLLDDKNINTVAILTRHNLHAAQVIAALKAGKHVFCEKPLALRRDELSEIMQALEQSDCILTVGFNRRFSPFALHMKNFFDAVAEPLAMHYRINAGNLPPDHWLHDAEQGGGRIIGEACHFIDFLTFLIGSPPVKVSAVGTPDDRRYREDNVIITLEFPNGSIGTVSYLAAGDRAFPKERVEVIGGERVAVLDDFRRIETVYDGRRKVRRAWLRQDKGHRQEWEAFARAIAAGGPPPIPYEHLAGVSLSSIAAVEALRSRTTVKIEILPRT, encoded by the coding sequence ATGAAACAAGTCATTCAGGACGTTCGCTCCGGCAAGACCAGCGTAACCGAAGTCCCTGTGCCCGTTCCGGCGCCGGGGACGGCTTTGGTGCGTACTGCGGCATCCATCGTCTCCGCGGGGACGGAGCGCGCCGTCGTCGAATTTGCCACTAAAACCCTGTTGGGGAAAGCGCGTTCACGGCCCGACCTGGTGCGTCAGGTGTTGGATAAAGTACGACGTGAAGGGCTGCTGACGGCCTTCGATGCGGTGCAGAACCGGCTCGATCAGCCCATGCCCCTGGGATATTCTTCCGCCGGGACGGTCGTGGCCGTGGGAGACGGTTTACAGGGTTTCCGCGTGGGGGATCGGGTGGCTTGCGCCGGCGGGGGTTACGCCGTCCACGCCGAGTTCGCTGTCGTGCCCCAAAACCTGCTCGCACACCTGCCGCAAAGCGTGGGTTTCGAAGCCGGTGCTTTCGCCACGTTGGGCGCCATCGCCCTGCACGGCTTTCGTCTGGCAGAAGCGCAACTCGGCGATCGTGTGACGGTCATCGGATTGGGTCTGCTGGGGCTGCTTTCGGTGGGCATTGCACGCGCCGCCGGGTGTTCGGTTTTGGGGGTCGACCTCGATCCCGAACGCGTCGAGCGGGCGAAAAATTTAGGTGCCGAAGCGGCCACCAACCCGGAGGCCGAAGGAGCGGCCGCGGCTTTCAGCCAGGGATTGGGCTGCGACGTCGTGTTGATCTGCGCCGACACGCAGTCCAACGACCCGGTTGAACTTGCGGGAGCCATCGCGCGCGATCGGGCGAGAGTCGTGGCCGTCGGCGCGGTGGGCATGGACATCCCCCGACGCACGTACTATCGAAAGGAACTCCAATTCATCGTCTCGCGCTCCTACGGCCCGGGACGCTACGATCCGCTGTACGAAGAGGCGGGAATCGATTACCCGCCGGGATACGTGCGTTGGACCGAAGGGCGCAACCTGGATGCGTTTCTCGAGACGTTAGCAGGCAGGACGTTCGACGTCACTTCGTTGATCAGCCATCGCTTCGACATCGGACACGCCGCCGAAGCCTACGAACTCATTACGGGGGAGACAAAGGGATCATTCCTTGGCGTGCTGCTTACGTATCAACAGAAACAGGAGGTAGATTCGATTGTCCGCCAGGTCGAACTGCCTATGCAGAAGATAACGCCGTCGGCGCGCGTCCGGTTGGGAGCGATCGGTGCGGGGAATTTCGCCACGGCGGTTCTCTTTCCCGCATTGCGGAAAGTAAAGGGAGTCGAGCGAATCGGCCTGGTCAGCGCGAGTGGATTGACGAGCACGCAGGTTGGGAAGCGATTCGGCTTCCGCTACGCTTCCACGGATGTTAACGATCTCCTTGATGACAAAAACATCAACACCGTCGCGATCCTCACCCGGCACAACCTTCACGCGGCCCAGGTGATCGCGGCCTTGAAGGCCGGCAAGCACGTCTTTTGCGAAAAGCCGTTGGCGCTGCGGCGCGATGAATTAAGCGAGATCATGCAGGCGCTGGAACAAAGCGACTGTATACTGACCGTTGGATTCAACCGGCGCTTCTCGCCGTTTGCGCTGCACATGAAGAATTTTTTCGATGCGGTAGCCGAACCGCTGGCGATGCACTACCGCATCAACGCCGGAAACCTACCGCCGGATCATTGGCTGCACGACGCCGAACAAGGCGGCGGCCGCATCATAGGCGAAGCCTGTCATTTCATCGATTTTCTCACCTTCCTGATCGGTTCACCTCCCGTGAAAGTCTCGGCGGTCGGTACGCCGGACGATCGGCGATACCGCGAGGACAACGTGATCATCACCCTCGAATTCCCCAACGGATCGATCGGGACGGTGAGTTATTTGGCCGCAGGCGACCGTGCCTTTCCCAAAGAGCGCGTCGAGGTCATCGGGGGAGAACGGGTGGCCGTGCTGGATGATTTCCGGCGGATCGAAACCGTATACGATGGAAGGCGTAAAGTGCGCCGCGCCTGGCTGCGGCAAGATAAGGGACACCGCCAGGAGTGGGAAGCCTTCGCAAGGGCAATTGCCGCAGGTGGCCCGCCGCCCATCCCTTACGAGCATCTGGCCGGCGTCAGCTTGAGTTCGATTGCCGCCGTGGAGGCGCTTCGCTCGCGCACAACCGTAAAGATCGAAATCCTACCAAGAACGTAA
- a CDS encoding glycosyltransferase family 4 protein: MHILLIHQVFAALGEPGGTRHHEMARYLAAQGHRVTVITGQVNYLTGERTAQGWMRRDTDDSGVVIYRCYTYAAWHRSFFHRILSFISFTFSSFFVGLRVREVDLVWGTSPPIFQGLTAWALARLKRKPFLFEVRDLWPYFAIAVGVLRNRFLILLARCLERFLYHCADRLVINSPGFEQHVRERGARSVALVPNGVDVSMFDPADKGTAFRQEHGLEGKFVVMYAGAHGMSNDLGVVIGAADRLRDQKNVAFVLIGDGKEKSALMAKTAALRLSNVYFLPPMSKNNIAEALAAADACIAILKPIDAYKTTYPNKVFDYMAAGRPILLAIDGVIRSVVEKAGAGIFVRPGYPQALAGAVKILESDPELRARMGKAGRKCAQERFDRQILAGKLAAVMTEVVGETNRVEGEKV, translated from the coding sequence ATGCACATCCTATTGATTCATCAAGTCTTCGCCGCGCTGGGTGAACCGGGTGGGACGCGCCATCACGAGATGGCGCGCTATCTGGCTGCGCAGGGCCACCGTGTGACGGTGATAACCGGGCAGGTTAACTACCTCACCGGCGAACGCACCGCACAAGGATGGATGCGGCGGGACACGGACGACAGCGGTGTGGTGATTTATCGCTGCTACACTTATGCGGCCTGGCACCGCTCATTTTTTCATCGTATTCTGAGTTTCATCAGTTTCACGTTCTCGTCGTTTTTCGTCGGATTGCGCGTGCGTGAGGTCGATCTGGTTTGGGGCACCTCACCGCCGATCTTTCAAGGCCTGACGGCATGGGCTCTGGCGCGCCTGAAACGCAAACCGTTTCTTTTCGAAGTGCGCGACCTGTGGCCTTATTTTGCCATCGCCGTCGGTGTGCTGCGCAACCGTTTTCTCATCCTGCTCGCGCGTTGTCTCGAACGTTTTTTATATCACTGCGCCGACCGCTTGGTGATCAACTCGCCGGGTTTTGAACAACACGTCCGGGAACGGGGCGCCCGCAGCGTTGCCTTGGTGCCGAACGGGGTTGACGTGTCCATGTTTGATCCGGCGGATAAGGGCACGGCCTTCCGCCAGGAGCATGGCCTCGAGGGAAAATTCGTCGTGATGTACGCCGGTGCGCACGGCATGTCCAACGATCTTGGTGTGGTCATCGGGGCGGCCGATCGCTTGCGGGACCAGAAAAATGTGGCATTCGTTCTGATCGGCGATGGCAAGGAGAAAAGTGCCCTGATGGCGAAAACTGCGGCATTGAGACTTTCAAACGTGTATTTCCTGCCGCCGATGTCGAAGAACAACATCGCTGAGGCGCTGGCCGCTGCGGATGCATGTATCGCCATACTAAAGCCCATCGATGCATACAAGACCACTTATCCCAACAAGGTATTCGATTATATGGCCGCCGGAAGGCCAATCTTGCTCGCCATCGACGGCGTGATCCGATCGGTGGTGGAAAAAGCCGGGGCCGGAATTTTCGTGCGGCCGGGGTACCCACAAGCATTGGCGGGAGCCGTAAAAATCCTTGAATCAGATCCCGAACTGCGTGCACGCATGGGAAAAGCTGGACGAAAATGTGCGCAGGAGCGTTTCGATCGACAGATTCTGGCCGGAAAATTGGCAGCAGTGATGACGGAAGTCGTCGGCGAAACGAATCGAGTCGAGGGGGAGAAGGTTTAG
- a CDS encoding thiamine pyrophosphate-dependent dehydrogenase E1 component subunit alpha, whose product MKKSSRSDADLYREMLRIRVFEERLLEMFPSGQIYGTTHTYIGQEANAVGVLATLRAGDVVVSNHRCHGHFLAYGGSMQALAAELLGRETGICGGRGGSQHIKWKNFFANGILGGTVPIAVGMAYAENATKRDTLVYTFIGDGTLGEGVVYESLNMASLWNLPIFFIVENNHYAQSTPVEMNLAGDMCARFEAFGITTTEQEACDVLEIMQLAEDISNSIRTGKSPQALILHTYRFAPHSKGDDTRDPDEIARYRARDPLQAHAARLAQKVKDEIETAVADEVERAYLRAENGPHPAPESLTLPLEEIS is encoded by the coding sequence ATGAAGAAGAGTTCTCGGAGTGATGCGGATCTGTACCGTGAGATGCTGCGTATTCGTGTTTTTGAAGAACGCTTGTTGGAGATGTTCCCCAGCGGCCAGATATACGGTACCACTCACACTTATATCGGCCAGGAGGCCAACGCCGTAGGGGTCCTGGCAACATTGCGGGCGGGAGACGTTGTTGTCAGCAACCACCGCTGCCACGGCCATTTCCTGGCCTACGGCGGCTCGATGCAGGCTCTGGCTGCGGAACTGCTCGGCCGAGAAACCGGGATTTGCGGAGGTCGAGGCGGCAGCCAGCACATCAAATGGAAGAATTTCTTTGCCAACGGCATCCTGGGGGGAACGGTGCCGATCGCGGTCGGCATGGCATACGCAGAAAACGCAACAAAGCGCGATACACTCGTTTATACCTTCATCGGCGACGGCACGCTTGGTGAGGGAGTGGTTTATGAATCTTTAAACATGGCCTCCCTTTGGAATCTGCCGATATTTTTCATTGTCGAGAACAACCATTACGCACAGAGTACTCCCGTGGAAATGAATCTGGCGGGCGATATGTGCGCCCGTTTCGAAGCGTTTGGTATTACAACGACGGAACAAGAAGCCTGTGACGTGCTTGAAATCATGCAGCTCGCAGAGGATATTTCGAACTCGATTCGCACTGGCAAAAGTCCGCAGGCGCTGATTCTGCATACCTATCGCTTCGCACCGCATTCAAAGGGAGACGACACCCGCGATCCTGATGAAATCGCGCGTTATCGAGCGCGGGATCCACTGCAGGCACATGCGGCACGTTTGGCGCAGAAGGTGAAAGACGAAATAGAGACAGCAGTAGCCGACGAGGTCGAACGGGCGTACCTGCGCGCTGAAAACGGTCCACATCCTGCTCCGGAATCCCTTACCTTGCCGCTGGAAGAGATCTCATGA
- a CDS encoding glycosyltransferase, with the protein MGADRGATFPGRVGLQQRVLPAYRVPFFERLAAVCEGGLQVFAGEPRRDEAILQASKMRPDLFSRAKNIHILRGTLYLCYQKNMLSWLQAWDPRVLILEANPRYLANWRAMRWMRMRSRPIIGWGLGAPPPGGALAQVRRAFRKRFLGHFDALIVYSTLGAEQYRRSGVREECIFVAPNAAAAVPPPLKPRKVKPRDDLHVLFVGRLQARKRVDNLLRACAVLETPPALTIVGDGPARGDLEQLSQRVYPQARFVGAQQGEALEAYFRKADLFVLPGTGGLAVQQAMAHGLPVIVAEGDGTQNDLATPDNGWLVPPGNLDALIAALRQAISDPERLRSLGKESHRLASERFNIENMASAFVRALNAVTRER; encoded by the coding sequence ATGGGCGCCGACCGAGGCGCCACTTTTCCAGGGCGAGTGGGGCTGCAGCAGCGGGTGCTGCCCGCATATCGCGTGCCTTTTTTCGAACGCCTGGCTGCGGTTTGCGAAGGCGGTTTGCAGGTTTTCGCCGGGGAACCGCGCCGCGATGAAGCCATTCTGCAGGCTTCTAAAATGCGTCCGGATTTGTTCTCCCGTGCAAAGAACATCCACATTCTGCGCGGCACGTTGTATCTCTGTTATCAAAAGAACATGCTCTCATGGCTGCAGGCCTGGGATCCGCGGGTTTTGATCCTGGAAGCCAACCCGCGCTACCTCGCCAACTGGCGGGCAATGCGCTGGATGCGGATGCGAAGTCGTCCCATCATCGGCTGGGGACTGGGTGCTCCGCCTCCGGGTGGGGCCCTGGCGCAGGTCCGCAGGGCGTTCCGTAAGCGTTTTCTCGGCCATTTCGATGCGCTGATTGTTTACAGCACGCTGGGCGCGGAACAATACCGCCGGTCGGGGGTTCGTGAAGAGTGTATTTTCGTGGCGCCCAACGCCGCCGCGGCCGTTCCGCCACCGCTAAAGCCTCGAAAGGTGAAGCCACGAGACGACCTGCACGTGCTTTTCGTGGGCCGTTTGCAGGCGCGCAAACGCGTGGACAACTTGCTGCGGGCTTGTGCAGTGCTGGAAACACCACCGGCGTTGACCATCGTCGGGGACGGACCGGCGCGGGGCGATCTGGAACAGCTTTCGCAGCGCGTTTATCCACAGGCTCGTTTCGTCGGCGCACAGCAAGGTGAAGCGCTCGAGGCGTATTTCCGGAAGGCGGACCTGTTCGTGCTGCCCGGTACGGGTGGGCTGGCCGTACAGCAGGCCATGGCACACGGACTGCCCGTCATCGTAGCCGAAGGCGACGGCACCCAGAACGATCTGGCGACCCCGGACAACGGCTGGCTGGTGCCGCCCGGGAATCTGGACGCGCTGATCGCTGCGCTGCGGCAGGCGATATCCGACCCCGAGCGTCTACGATCGCTGGGGAAGGAGTCGCATCGTCTGGCGAGCGAACGGTTCAACATCGAAAACATGGCCTCGGCTTTCGTGCGTGCCTTGAACGCGGTCACCCGGGAACGCTGA
- a CDS encoding alginate lyase family protein: MASLTTILRALGELGPEPTLLYGLYQVLLRLGWFRWRTPRRTWADVPLASWLRPDISSEPEQYLQFRARIGMRFFLHPDDEFAGALNQVIGHNRAAAIAQADAILGGEFRLFGTDGYDLGFPPDWGRFCSTGEDSAGVSIPLDRHWTAYDESNFAHDVKLLWEPARFGWVFPLIRAYYLTEDTRYPEAVWTLIDSWRNCDSPNAGPHWSSAQEVAIRLLAVIFALHATFERFAQAPRELCGIAGLIAEHAARIPPTLMYARAQRNNHLLVEAAALYSTGLLFPEFRKAKAWKRLGRRWLERSLTQQIFPDGGYVQHSTNYHRLALQAALWAVRLAGVNDEPFPSDSLDALRNAALWLASMIDGESGHVPNVGPNDGALIFPLSTCAFEDHRPTCQAASFALMQRKPFPDGPWNEELLWFGLPSGVSQDNSRRKNEVRSKKVLRPIGLENHFPDSGFSILRGENSWGTLRCARFRSRPGHSDQLHLDLWWHGHNLACDPGTYLYNGKPPWDNPWIGAAFHNTIVVDGREPMRRAGRFLWVDWAQGEFVGRWKTQDGAIEVVVGQHHGYRRIGIVHRRTVARLGDAGWLIVDDLIGSGDHRVSIGWTMPDFSWRLNAEGISLDLEESGVEVSMEGQNGDVGLYRAGALIAGNGIYDHSELHGWRATKYAVRQPALRLVKRFVASAPLRHCTWWAFDAASRDGMEIFWNEPDRETLPFSSVGWQGKRLELNDAHPIDSSSLRRAG, encoded by the coding sequence ATGGCATCTTTGACGACCATCCTGCGCGCGCTTGGTGAACTTGGTCCCGAGCCCACACTGCTTTATGGGCTGTACCAGGTTCTCCTGCGTTTGGGTTGGTTTCGCTGGCGAACTCCGCGACGAACCTGGGCCGACGTTCCGCTTGCCTCCTGGCTGCGGCCGGATATATCCAGCGAACCCGAACAGTATCTTCAATTTCGTGCACGCATCGGCATGCGTTTTTTCCTCCATCCCGACGACGAATTCGCCGGCGCACTAAACCAGGTGATCGGGCATAACCGGGCTGCAGCAATCGCCCAGGCAGACGCGATTCTGGGAGGCGAATTCCGACTTTTCGGGACGGATGGTTATGATCTGGGCTTTCCGCCCGATTGGGGGAGGTTTTGTTCGACAGGGGAGGATTCGGCAGGCGTTTCTATCCCCCTGGATCGCCATTGGACGGCTTACGATGAGAGCAATTTTGCGCATGACGTCAAGCTGCTCTGGGAACCGGCGCGTTTTGGCTGGGTGTTCCCGTTGATCCGGGCGTATTATCTGACGGAAGACACGCGCTACCCCGAAGCCGTTTGGACCTTGATCGACTCCTGGCGGAACTGCGATTCACCCAACGCTGGACCGCACTGGTCCTCGGCGCAAGAAGTGGCGATTCGATTGCTGGCGGTGATCTTTGCGCTGCACGCGACCTTTGAGCGCTTCGCCCAAGCGCCGCGGGAATTGTGTGGGATCGCAGGATTGATCGCCGAGCATGCGGCGCGGATTCCCCCAACGCTGATGTATGCCCGGGCGCAACGCAACAATCACTTGTTGGTCGAGGCCGCAGCGCTGTACAGCACTGGGTTGTTGTTCCCGGAATTCCGCAAGGCGAAAGCGTGGAAGCGGTTGGGCCGGCGCTGGCTGGAACGATCGCTGACGCAGCAGATCTTCCCCGATGGCGGCTACGTCCAGCACTCGACGAACTACCATCGATTGGCGTTACAGGCGGCGCTGTGGGCGGTGCGCCTGGCCGGAGTGAACGATGAACCGTTTCCTTCCGATTCGCTGGATGCGTTGAGGAACGCCGCTCTCTGGCTTGCCAGTATGATCGATGGGGAAAGCGGGCATGTACCCAACGTGGGACCCAACGATGGCGCGCTGATCTTTCCGCTGAGCACCTGTGCTTTCGAGGATCACCGCCCGACGTGCCAGGCGGCCTCGTTCGCCCTGATGCAACGTAAACCCTTCCCGGATGGACCCTGGAACGAAGAGCTTCTATGGTTTGGCTTGCCGTCCGGTGTTTCGCAGGACAATTCCCGGCGTAAAAACGAGGTGCGCAGCAAGAAGGTCTTGCGGCCAATCGGACTGGAGAATCATTTTCCGGACAGCGGGTTTTCCATCCTGCGCGGGGAGAACTCGTGGGGAACGCTGCGCTGCGCCCGGTTCCGGTCTCGACCGGGTCACTCGGATCAACTGCACCTCGATCTATGGTGGCACGGGCACAATCTTGCCTGTGATCCTGGCACGTACTTGTATAATGGGAAACCACCTTGGGACAACCCCTGGATCGGAGCGGCGTTTCACAACACCATCGTCGTCGATGGCCGGGAGCCCATGCGCCGGGCAGGCAGATTCTTATGGGTCGATTGGGCGCAGGGCGAGTTCGTCGGCCGCTGGAAGACGCAGGATGGCGCCATCGAAGTTGTCGTTGGCCAGCATCACGGTTATCGGCGAATCGGAATTGTGCATCGTCGGACGGTCGCGAGACTTGGCGACGCAGGCTGGCTGATCGTGGACGATCTCATTGGTTCGGGGGACCATCGCGTGTCGATCGGCTGGACGATGCCCGATTTCTCCTGGCGGTTGAATGCGGAGGGTATCTCGCTCGATCTCGAAGAATCCGGAGTCGAGGTGAGTATGGAAGGGCAGAATGGCGACGTGGGACTCTACCGTGCCGGCGCCTTGATCGCCGGGAATGGGATATACGACCATTCCGAACTGCACGGTTGGCGAGCGACGAAGTATGCAGTCAGACAGCCCGCGCTGCGACTGGTAAAACGATTCGTGGCCTCCGCTCCGCTGCGCCATTGCACCTGGTGGGCATTTGACGCTGCATCTCGGGACGGAATGGAGATTTTCTGGAATGAACCCGATCGAGAGACTTTACCTTTTTCCAGTGTGGGCTGGCAAGGAAAGCGTTTGGAACTGAACGATGCACATCCTATTGATTCATCAAGTCTTCGCCGCGCTGGGTGA
- a CDS encoding sugar transferase has translation MSMPLVIPGIPLRKRIFDLVLTIPGLILISPLLAFAALLVRIRLGKPVLFRQLRPGYRAIPFEIYKFRTMSEARDADGNLLPDEDRLTKLGRFLRASSIDELPELFNVLRGEMSLVGPRPLLMQYLERYSPEQARRHEVLPGITGWAQIGGRNVITWDEKFKRDVWYIDHWSLRRDVKILILNFWKVIKREGISQPGHATAEEFMGNQEGK, from the coding sequence ATGAGCATGCCACTGGTCATTCCTGGAATCCCGCTGCGAAAGCGGATATTCGACCTGGTCCTGACCATTCCCGGGTTGATCCTGATCAGTCCACTGCTTGCGTTCGCGGCGCTGCTCGTTCGCATCCGTCTGGGGAAACCGGTGCTCTTCCGGCAATTACGGCCGGGATATCGTGCAATCCCGTTCGAGATCTATAAGTTCCGTACGATGAGCGAGGCGCGCGACGCCGACGGCAATCTGCTTCCTGATGAGGACCGGCTGACAAAATTGGGACGCTTCCTGCGTGCATCCAGCATCGACGAACTGCCGGAGTTGTTCAACGTTTTACGCGGCGAGATGAGTCTCGTTGGTCCGCGGCCGTTGTTGATGCAGTATCTCGAGCGCTACTCTCCCGAACAGGCAAGGCGTCACGAGGTGCTGCCGGGGATTACCGGCTGGGCTCAGATCGGTGGACGCAACGTGATCACCTGGGATGAAAAATTTAAACGCGACGTCTGGTACATCGATCATTGGTCGCTGCGGCGTGATGTTAAAATCCTGATCCTGAATTTCTGGAAAGTGATCAAACGTGAGGGGATCAGCCAGCCGGGACACGCCACCGCGGAAGAATTCATGGGGAATCAGGAAGGCAAATAA